A region of the Salmo trutta chromosome 40, fSalTru1.1, whole genome shotgun sequence genome:
CAGTAAAGGTAAAGTCCAGCGCTGGCTTTGTAACTCTTTAAACCAGAGGGATAAAACCTTACACTGGACTACCTTGAGAACATTTGAAATGCTCATAATCTCATATTTATTGCTAAAAAGAGCGGAGGGTAGAATTCTGCCAAATTCCCATTCTAAAATCTGTTATTTACATTTTCTTTTCCTGTAGGAGCAAGTGTTCCACATTGACTCCAGAGCGGAATCTGGGAAGGGAAGGTGCTCTTTCAGTCCTAGAGTCAACACTGTCTCCGTCATGCTTAGTAAGTTATCTTCTGTCCCTCTATTGGCTCTATTTATGTCTCTGTAGCACGCGCCATCCAAAAACACAAACCGCTATACTTCACCACCCTATGGTTAACCCCACTCCCAATCCCCCTTATCGGTGACCCTGCCGTAGGTCGGGCCTCACACCCTCGTCACTCTGTGTTGTCCTATGGTCTCTGATTGGTTGCCGGGTGTCAAGTTGCTGACGAAATAGCCAGAGTCACCGTGTCGCACGCACAGCTCGCTTTTCTGACACCCGAGCTCCGTGGCATCAGCAGCCCTACCCATCATCAGCCCCTCAAGCCCGGGCCGTCCAGTCACAAGGCGAGGGTTGGCAGAGAGGAGGGGTAGTGGTGGGAGAGAGAAGGCCTCTGAGTCAGACTAGGGGACAATCAGGCCTGTGTCTGGGCTAGATAAAAGGCTCTATCTCCATACTGAACCCCTCATATGAGCCTGTGCTGTCTGGGGGATGTTGACACCACTGCTCCCCTCAGAGCAGCCaaccacatacaaacactcacactTGGACCTGAGCCATACCGCCAGAGTACAGGCTGCTGCATGCTGGGCTGGGGCTGATGGAATGATGAAGTGACAGAGTAATGGAGTGATGAAATGCACAGCGGGTgtggagagaggaaagaaagagagagagtgcggGCTCACAGCCAGGGTCATtagcaaagtacagggagatcaAACACTATGGCTGTAAATCCTCTGTTGGCTCCATTACTGTTTACTGTCACCATTCCCTGtccacagtgatgtactgtcaTTGTAAACAGTACATcaaaggctgtcattgtaaataagaatttgttcttaactgacttgcctagttaaataaaggttcaatattaTTATATAGTTGTGTTTATTCCATCACCATTGAATATGAACCCAGAATGTCCGTTGACACAGGCACATTTTTGTTCCGTTGGCTGTTAATAGTCAGTGATTGATCTTGTGTTGCCAAGTCTCCAGggtcagggttgtgttcattagggcacactatATGGCAACACTTTTTGCAATGGAAAATTAAAACAAGCTTTTCTTagtggacaagttcaggtagtacaAGTTCCGGTAGTACCTCCCTGTTACACTCTGTTTTCTTCCATGTTGTGCCTTAATGAACACAGCCCTgtaatgtgtctctgtgttccagACCAGGAGCTGTTCTCAGGCATGTACATAGACTTCATGGGGACGGACGCTGCCATCTTCAGGAGCCTCACCAGGAGGAACGCAGTGAGGACAGACCAGCACAACTCCAAGTGGCTGAGCGGTGAGCACATACAGCAGAAACATATGAAGCACATGTAATGTACACCAGAAGTCTCCAACTGTGACCCTGAAAAGCTAGAGGTtgggcaggcttttgttccatccCTGCACTAACACATCTGGAGTTGGAGATCCACATTAAGTAAATCAAAAGTACTTCAACTACTTTGATACTGGAGACAATGGACAGAACGTTATACTGTAACATTTTaccctgtttatttattttccatagAACCCATCTTCATAGACGCCCAGTTAATCCCAGATGGATCGGATCCCAATGATGCTAAACTGTATTTCTTCTTCCGGGAGAGACTGACGGACAACAGTGGGAATACCAAGAACATCCACACCATGGTTGCTAGAGTGTGTCCTGTAAGTGTGTgttcaggaagtgtgtgtgtacgtgcgtgcgtgcattgCATATGTGTGCATGCATGAGACATTAACATGCATCTCTTTCAACGTCTACAGAATGACATAGGTGGCCAGCGTAGCCTGGTGAACAAGTGGACCACGTTCCTGAAGGCCCGGatggtgtgttcagtgctggagGAGGACGGCACCGAGACACACTTTGACGAGCTCGGTGAGGAATACGCCAACACCTACCTACCTAAGGCCTGGAACATTCTGTTCCAACCCAAACACATTCTCCTGTTTACCTAGAACTAAACATCTCCCTGGCCAGTCTCTACAAATACCAATGTATCTCAGATTCTCAGGTGTTTTGGATTATAAGAAGGGTCTTTACACCTGTTTCTTGACCTTCTCCTCAGTATTGAAAGAATTCATGGTTGCACTTTAGTTGGCTAGTCCacctgtagatgctctacagactagaCATGTAAACAAtctactaaccctagctctaaccccaatattaacccttaccctaacctttagtctAATCCtaacaagcagttgcttatcaacagatcgTTTGTTGATAATATGACAATCCGGACTATCCAAACAGAGTGACCCAATTCATCCCTTAGTATTATTTTAGTCTTCTGTGAGTCTATGGAGGTCTGTCAACACGGACATTCATTCACTTCATCTCCACTTCAGACTCTTCCATTCCAGGAATATTAAACGATAAGGTGCATGATGAACACTGACTCCATAACACAATGTTGTGTTTTCCCTTCCAGAGAGTGTGTTTTCACTGGAAACCGATCACCCCAAGAGCCTCCTGGTGTTCGGCGTCTTCACATCCACAAGGTGAGGCCAATGGTAATATTGCTCAGCACCGGATATCACTAGGAATGAAGCAGACATGACAGGAGCTCCTGGATAGAGACCCCAGTATCACCTTTCACTGGAAATGCCAGTCAGCATAGCATATTTctttaatgtaacctttatttaatgaaggttaagaacaaattcttatttacaatgacggcctacaccagccaaacccaggcgacgctgggccaattgtgcgccgccctatgggactcccaatcatggccggatgtgatacagccttgattcgaaccaggtactgcagtgacacctcttgcactgagatgcagtgtcttagaccactgcgccacttgggagcctacTCTGGTGACCTGCATGTAGTACCaggggaggctggtgggaggaggtataggaggatgggctcattgtaatggaataaatggaagggtggtggtttccatatgtttgatacagttccattcactccattccagacattacaatgagcccatcctcctatagctcctcccaccagcactACAGTATTTGGCTCATTGACTTTACCATACCGTTCTCATTTCATTGATCACTTTTCCTTATGTACTAGCAATGCAGTTAGTGAGCTCTGCTTCCTTTCGCAATGTTGACAGCAAGTTCATTATGTATCACCATGTAGTACCCCTGGTGTTTCCTGAggtctactgttactgtatgtggtaacTCAGACACTATATGTGTTCAATTACGTTATTTATCCTCAAGGGCTTTTGCAGGATGGCTATGCGTGCCTGTTACGTGTACTCACTgggttgtattcactaggaactaAACAGAAGCAAACGCACAGAAACAAGAAGGGAACTATCAATAAGAAACAAATTCTTTTTtacattgcaaaacattttgcgttggtgtgcactaatgaatacaaccctggttTCTTTAGTCATCAAGGCTAATTGGGCAGTATCTAGATCAGGGTTACTTAACCTTGTACTGTGACCCTTCTATAAATCCTAAGGAAACGCTTGTATATTTTGACcctgcccatagggctctgtagtgcactatataggcaagagtgtgccatttgagactcTCTCTATAGCCAACAAACCGTCTGTAGTCTCCAGGTCTCCATGCAACGTTGTCATTCTTATCTCTCTCTAGCCAACACAAACCGTCTGTAGTCTCCATGCAATGTTAttcctatatctctctctatagccAACACAAACAGTCTGTAGTCTCCAGGTCTCCATGCAATGTTGttattccatatctctctctatagCCAACACAAACCGTCTGTAGTCTCCAGGTCTCCATGCAACGTTGTCATTCTTATCCCTCTCTCTAGCCAACACAAACCGTCTGTAGTCTCCAGGTCTCCATGCAATGTTGTTAttcctatatctctctctatagccAACACAAACAGTCTGTAGTCTCCTGGCAAAGTTGTcatttatatctctctctctatagacaaCACGGTCTATATGCAACGTTGTcattcctatctctctctcgccaACACAAACAGTCTGTAGTCTCCATGTCTCCAGGCAACGTTGTcattcctatctctctctctctctatagccaACACAAACAGTCTGTAGTCTCCAGGTCTCCATGCAACGTTGTCATTCTTATCCCTCTCTCTAGCCAACACAAACCGTCTGTAGTCTCCAGGTCTCCATGCAATGTTGTTAttcctatatctctctctatagccAACACAAACAGTCTGTAGTCTCCTGGCAAAGTTGTcatttatatctctctctctatagacaaCACGGTCTATATGCAACGTTGTcattcctatctctctctcgccaACACAAACAGTCTGTAGTCTCCAGGTCTCCAGGCAACGTTGTcattcctatctctctctctatagccaACACAAACAGTCTGTAGTCTCCAGGTCTCCAGGCAACGTTGTcattcctatctctctctctatagccaACACAAACAGTCCGTAGTCTCCATGTCTCCAGGCAACGTTGTCAttcctatatatctctctctctatagccaACACAAACAGTCTGTAGTCTCCAGGTCTCCATGCAACGTTGTCATTCCTATATATCTCTATAGCCAACACAAACAGTCTGTAGTCTCCAGGTCTCCAGGCAACGTTGTcattcctatctctctctctatagccaACACAAACAGTCTGTAGTCTCCAGGTCTCCAGGCAACGTTGTcattcctatctctctctctatagccaACACAAACAGTCTGTAGTCTCCAGGTCTCCAGGCAACGTTGTCATTCCTATCAGCACAATGTGTTTCTTCCTCTCGCTCCTTCAGGCTTTCTCCTCTGTTTCGCTCGCTGAACAAAGGCTCTCTCTGTATTACTGATGGTCATATGGTTTTAGGGTCCAGTCCAAACCACATCATATCCTCATAACCTTCTGGGAATGGAGCAAGAATGGGGGAAGAGGGGCAAGTTGGGTAGAGCGGAGTGGTGTGGCAGTAAGCTTCACCCGGATTTGATGGCTTGGATATCCTATGAACAGCAGGGTTTAAAAGACTGTGATGTTTTAACTGGGTGGATCTGGGGGCTTCTAGGATGTCAGTTCACATCCCACTGACCGccggaatgtgtgtgtgtgtgtcgtttccCACAGCTCAGTGTTTAAGGGCTCGGCCGTGTGTGTGTACAACATGGCGGACATCTTGACAGTCTTCAATGGGCCGTTCGCTCACAGAGATGGGCCGAACTTTCAGTGGGTGGCGTACCAGGGACGGATCCCTTACCCCCGGCCTGGAACAGTGAGTTTAGGATCTAATATCTGTATGGAACTCAAAATAAGACAAGAGCTCCAATGCAAATGTACAGTTCCTTGTTGTTCTCTTACACAGTATCTACTGTGCATCTACTGTGCATCTACTGTGTATCTACTGTGTATCTACTGTGTCTATCAGTGTGGTTGAGGAAACCAGGTCAGAGAAACATGAATCAATGAGGATGAGGACAGCAGAGttcagggtcaggggttaggcttTTCCTTTCTGTACCTTTGTCACAGAGCTGAGTAGTAGGGATGTATTCACCTCTAtaacaaatctctctctctctctcttgctctctccttccccccttccctccctccctccagtgtCCAGGCGGAGCCTTCACCCCTCACATTCAGAGCACCAAGGAATTCCCTGACGACGTGGTGACGTTTGTCAGGAACCACCCGGTCATGTTCAATTCTATCTACCCCGTGGGCAGGAGGCCCCTGGTGGTCAGAACGCAAGCTGACTACAAGTACACCTCCATCGCTGTGGACCAGGTGACCGCCGCAGACGGGCACTACCAGGTCCTCTTCCTGGGCACAGGTTTGTACTGAACGATGCATCCTTATTGATCTATTAGAGACAACTAGCACCCATTCCCaccacacaacatacacacaccacaggcTGGGAGCAGCACAGGGTCACGCCTGTACATCGCCTACATCAGCACCTAAGTAGCTGTTCAGGATGCTTGTTCAGGATCTCTCCTTCAGACTAACATTCTCATATTCCTCGTCTCGCCACTTGTGTTCAATAACCATCATGAGTTACAGTGAAGTACACATGGGTTACATGAGTGGGATGCTTCGTAAAGAGTGTGACATCGTCCATGGTGGAGCATCCATGTTGGCTACGGATGCTAATAGATTCCAGGCCCCAGCATGACAGCCTAAATGACCTGTTCTCTCTGTCACCAGGGTGTGGCGCCACCACAATGCCCTCATTATACATAACCCACTTAATTCCATTATATTCTATATTGTAATAATCTATCTCTGCTCTCTCATGCCATAACACTGGCGTTTCATAGGCAAATGATTACAGAGGGAATATGAACTCAAGATAAGTAGTCTGTCTCGCTCCTCAGTGAATAGAACAATAGACTACACTGTAACGAGCTGCAAGAGAGACAAATAGACGTTCAGGAGGGCGATGCAGCCCActgggtggaggaagaggaggaagaggaagaggaaaggtCTGAGCAACACAGAGGGGAGTGTGGAGCTGGCTGTACGTCCTGCATCCCAGGgagcctctctcctttctctcactcACAGCTGTTTATGTTTATCAGCCTTCCAGTCTTCCAAGATTCCTGAAGACATGCCAGTAATGTCAGACTgcagggtggagaggtggaggctTTGTTTCAGGGATGTGGAGAGTTTTTTTCAGGGATTTCCAGGAGATCTTGCTgtaactctcctctctcctccctctgctcgCTAGCTAACTCCTGGACAAACAGAGTTCTGCCCTTTTCGTGGCCTTTGTCCGTTCTCTTGTCTGTGGGTTCTAAAGATCACACACCAACTGACTTTACTGTGGATGCCGGTCACAGGAGTCGAGTTTAATTTAAAcccaaatatgtttttttttttacatttttgaattaaacctttatttaactaggcaagtcagttaagaacaaattcttatttacaatgatttcGCTAGCACTCTATTTTGCTAATTTCGCTAGCCACTCTAATTTCGCTAACCACATGTGTCAGTGTTGGGTCTGTGGTGAGGTTTGTGCGTGTTTAGTGTGCGTAGGGTTTGTACCTATGAAGTGGTTGTCTAATGACTGTCTCCATACTCTTACATGTATGTGGAAccgatagatgcacacacacactagatgttcatgtttttaaatgtatgtcaattgtaaagtcttttgtctgtaatgtctttttcgttatgtgttgGAGCCCAGTAAGACGAGCTGTCGCCATTggctaatggagatcctaataaatcaaatcaaaatgtatctgtgtgtgtgtgtgtgtgtgtgtgtgtgtgtgtgtgtgtgtgtgtgtgtgtgtgtgtgtgtgtgtgtgtgtgtgtgtgtgtgtgtgtgtgtgtgtgtgtgtgtgtgtgtcctcagacAAAGGGACAGTGCAAAAGGTCATTGCTCTCCCCACAAACCGCTCCCTGGACCAGGATTTGATACTAGAAGAGCTGGAAGTGTTTAAGGTTtgaattttctctctctctctctctctctctctctctctctctctctctctctctcaaacacagacagacagacatcaaagGCAGGCAGAATAGGAACTCTTGGCTTCTTCACAAGGGGTTGCAGACTATACTCCTAAGGGAGGGGCATTCAGGAGAGTGATGACCCAGGCACTAGACCAACACACAAGAATGATGGGAAGCATACTGACGTTAGAGGGCGATGCCAGTCACCCATACCAACCCTCATAAGCTGTGTTTTATCTCAGCCTGATAAACAAAGCAAATCATCCGTGTGATCAAGGCCAACCAAGCTAATCTCTCTCTGCACCTGGACTACACCggtctcccagtctcccactaGTGTGGTTTGACGTGTCATCGAGATCTCACATAGTGTTCCTACTAGTGCCGCGCGGTGGAAGGTTATATGGTATTCAATAGGATGCAAGATAACCTGAGTGTGAGATGAATGAGTGAGAGCGTTGATTAAAAGATCCCTCCACCGAATGTAAAGGACCAAATGAATTTCCTAAGATTTCCGGTGTGCAACAAGGACTAGCTCAAACACACCTTATGTAATATGACATTAAAAGATAAGAATGTTATTATGGCCCATTACATTTATGACATAGGGTCAAAACATTTGTTACATAAGATTATTGACATTTTGGCATGTTTCTCTCTTCCCAGAACCAAGCTCCAGTGACAAACTTGAGAATATCTTCCAAAAAAGTAAGTATATGCAAGCATTGCCTAATCAATATTGTTTCAGAATGCTTCTGATTAGTTCATTGCTATTGCCTAATGCAATAGTTTATTTTCTGCATTAAAATTGTGACTCAGCCGGAAAGTCAGCTAATAAGCCATAATGTTCCGTGAGCTTAACTTAATCAAGTCCCTCTTCCACTTATTAAAACAAACAGTGTGGTTGACATTTGAACTGTTTTGCCTTGCAGCAACAGCTGTACGTAAGTTCAGAGCACGGCGTGTCCCAAGTGTCTCTGCACCGTTGCCATGCCTACGGCTCAGCCTGCGCCGACTGCTGCCTGGCCAGAGACCCCTACTGTGCCTGGGACGGCCTGAGCTGCTCCCGCTTCTACCCCACTGGCAAGAGGTACGGTACTACAGAGCCTGGTTTGGGTCAACATCAACAGTACAGTACCAGCTGGGAGAAAGGAGCGCTCTAAAGCAAACCGAGCAGTGACAGTGTTATTCCACTCTATGCTGCAGTCTGCTTTTACCCATAAAACATTGGTGCTGAGGACCCAGGTTGTTAAGGGTTACAGTATAGGGCAACACTTCACATAGCTTAGGTGTTATTCATGGGGAATGAGTACAAGTCATTACACAGCACTTAGTTGTTTCTTTGGTTTCCCCAAAATACCAAAAGGTTTGAGCTAACGATATACTGATGTTACTGTAATTACATAGCTAGGTTATTCCACTGGTATAAGGTAATGTATTAGTCTGGTTATACAATGTATCTGCAGGTTGTAAGGATAACATACACTATAGAAAACATCCATGACCgactgacctggtgaatccaggtgaaagatatgatcccttattgatgtcacttgttaaatccacttcaatcagtgcagatgaaggggaggagacaggttaaggaaggattgttaagccttgagacaattgagacatggattgtgtatgtgtgccattcagagggtgaatgagcaagacaacagatttaagtgcctttgaacggggtatggtagtaagtgtcatgagcaccggtttgtgtcaaaaacGGCAACACAgctggggttttcacgctcaacagtttcctgtgtgtataaataattgtcaagcctgctcccgctctccctccctggcgctcgagggcgtcAGGCTGCGCAGCActtcctcccctatatctgtctgttcccgaGGTTGTTCCCGAGGTTGTTCCCGAGGTTGTTCCCTGCTTCAGCATTATTGTCGTCATGCCGTTTTGTTCCCCctgttctgacgctgttcctgtcctgttcctcGTCTGTGCTTGATTAAATGTTCACtctccgtacctgcttctcatcatCAGCGTCGGTTCTTacaataatggtccaccacccaaaggacatccagcctatttgacacaaccgtgggaaacattggagttcGACTCTTTGTAGATCCCAttcccgatgaattgaggctaaTCTTAGggcacaactcaatattaggaaggtgttcataatgtttggtatactcagtgtatacaccATGTATTCTTGAATTGATCCAACCATAGCCATAACACAGCCGTAGCAGTGAGTGATACTGTTCTACTTTGAACAGTCCCCCCTCTGGTTTCCCTCCTCACCGGCTGCTCAGCTGCCATTACAGTCAACCGCAGTTCAAGTTTAGCTTGGTCAGGGAACAGAGGCTCTGCCCCTTTACTCCTCAGAAAACCTGCTGTAAATGTGCCTGCTGTTTAAGCTCCCTCTCCCTGTAGCTGTTGGATGGGAAGCGACTGAACCATGTAGTGGAATAACATTGTCAAATGTTCCTCACACCTCTGTGTCTGGCTCAGTGGTCCTTCCTCACTGTTGATATTATGGGATTTTAGAGATTTTCATAATGGGCTGGAGGGTTTTTAAGCTACTGGACtttgtgaaatgtatgtattctcCAACTAGTTTGTGTAGGCAATGAAACTACATGTACAATATATTTGACAGGATTCAACGTTTATGCCACTTCACAGTACATAACATATCTACGGGACTGTATTGTGGCATTGGAAATATTTATGTATGTTTATGGTTTCTATACAGAAGGAGCAGAAGACAGGACATCATCCATGGCAACCCACTGACTCAGTGCAGAGGATTCAACCTGAAAGGTATGACAACATCCAGCCAACGTGTACCCAATGCCTGAGAAACCCACAGCTCTGTTGAATTGGCCAACAGAGGGCATTGGTATGCTAGTCCATTTATCTGATTTCCTCAACTCATTTGCTCTGTGGCTGGTCTATCCCAGCTGTACTCATTTTACTCTAAAAGGGTCTAACATAGATTCTGTTGGTTTATGGGTCATTTGAGTTCATGCCCTCTCGTGGTTCAGTGGCAGGTGCATTGTGTTTTACTGTATTGTCCCcttgagactgtgtgtgtgtgtgtgtgtgtgtgtgtgtgtgtgtgtgtgtgtgtgtgtgtgtgtgtgtgtgtgtgtgtgtgtgtgtgtgtgtgtgtgtgagtgagtaagcAAACAGACTATACAGAGAGGATTCACTCAATCAGCTGTCAGCAAGCGGTCTTACAAGGGGAGGAGCTACGGCCCTCATAGTGCTACATTCCAGTATAAGTCTGTGTAATTGAACATATGTCATGGGACTAAACCATATGGTCATTGGTGCTAATTAGTCTATACCCTGTCATCCATCCAGCATGGAGCTAGTTGGCTGGGACATAAACATCAGATGGCAATGCTGTCAGTTAAAGACCAGGTCAACCTAGCTTGTTCTACTATACAGATATGAAGTGCATCCTAGTGGGAATGCAATCTGACAAATAAGCGTACATGGGGGATAATCTTAACTTGAGTCAAATTTCTTTAGAACATTAAAGTCAATGTGAGACTAAGTGAAAATTAGACTTcagtggaagttaggattcaccccCTAGTGACTGGGAGGGTTTGGTTGTACTGCAGGTGTCACTAAGCCTCAGGTCAACTTTTGACCCTGACTCTTGGGACCTACATCATACAACTGTGTGGTTTATGTCTGTCAGTGAGTTGACGTGTGTGAAACGCTCTTGTTTCAGCGTACAGGAACGCGGTGGAGATGACCCAGTATGGGGTGAAGAACAACACCACCTTCCTGGAGTGTCTTCCTAAGTCTCCCCAGGCCTCCGTCCGCTGGCTCATCCACAGAGACAATGACCGGAGGAAAGAGGTCAGACAACAACTTCCTGAGTCAAAGTTAATTGAGAAGCTGGGTTGAACCATAGAAATGGAATGATTCATTCTATGTGTTCAACGTCAGAGCTGGCTCAATTGCCTCAATTCCGACTCCAGTTTCTTGCAAATCAATGACTTATTAAGCAAATATGGAATCCCATGACGTGAAGGAGAATTGAGGAGGTATCGTTTTTCCTCAGTCAGTAACACACGGGACAGACTGAGTACAATGGCTGTTGGTGGTCGATTACATTATCAAACACGTTGTTACAATCGAATGATTGTGTCGAATAATTGTGTCGAACGCCTTGATCCAGTTGGAACTAGTTGGAACTAGATCAAGGCATTTGACACAATCCTTCGACTGTGATGACGTGTTTGAAATAATATCAGGCCACTATCATGGCATGCCTCGGGGATGACGTTGCAAAGTATTTATTGTCTGTGTAACAGATAATGAGTAGTGATATACTGCAGATCAGATGTGATATGGAGCCTAACTAATGAGTCTATTCTCAACGGGGGGAAACATTTCAC
Encoded here:
- the LOC115179992 gene encoding semaphorin-3C-like gives rise to the protein MRSPEGVVKTPPWIGVRSTLLSLSLLLTCVSSFLQPLPRVFLSFEDLQASQTVEYYSLSDKAMDYRVLLMDEDQDRMYVGCKDHVLSMDINNITHGTLKVFWPASVSKIEECQMAGKDPTHGCGNFIRVVQPFNRTHLFICGSGAYSPVCAFINRGRRPEEQVFHIDSRAESGKGRCSFSPRVNTVSVMLNQELFSGMYIDFMGTDAAIFRSLTRRNAVRTDQHNSKWLSEPIFIDAQLIPDGSDPNDAKLYFFFRERLTDNSGNTKNIHTMVARVCPNDIGGQRSLVNKWTTFLKARMVCSVLEEDGTETHFDELESVFSLETDHPKSLLVFGVFTSTSSVFKGSAVCVYNMADILTVFNGPFAHRDGPNFQWVAYQGRIPYPRPGTCPGGAFTPHIQSTKEFPDDVVTFVRNHPVMFNSIYPVGRRPLVVRTQADYKYTSIAVDQVTAADGHYQVLFLGTDKGTVQKVIALPTNRSLDQDLILEELEVFKNQAPVTNLRISSKKQQLYVSSEHGVSQVSLHRCHAYGSACADCCLARDPYCAWDGLSCSRFYPTGKRRSRRQDIIHGNPLTQCRGFNLKAYRNAVEMTQYGVKNNTTFLECLPKSPQASVRWLIHRDNDRRKEVKLGDRVVATDHGLLIRSVQLSDQGLYYCLATENTFKRTVAKLRLRVLSEAMVSVLTDKQQSPWAWASTLHPKALLSAFSPAESLAVQQYCKERKQLQSLQGARQQKGPRGGAPLRGDMAKLKPLLDLRKSRNRRNHLELPDV